Proteins from a single region of Irregularibacter muris:
- a CDS encoding response regulator transcription factor → MVDILIVEDEQAIANLIYANLSDEGYHCQCAFDGEEGANLIEQNVYDLILLDIWLPKVDGYELMDYIRPTGIPVIFITAKGRIQDRVKGLKLGADDYIVKPFQIGELLARVEAILRRVGKSNKQLSIFGVDINTESRIVTKDGKVIDMTVKEFDLLVELVCNKNVALYRERLYEKVWKEPFTGETRTLDSHIQRLRRKLDWNEHIKTVFRIGYRLEV, encoded by the coding sequence GTGGTAGATATTCTCATTGTAGAAGATGAGCAGGCCATTGCGAATTTAATCTATGCCAACTTGAGCGATGAAGGTTACCATTGTCAATGTGCTTTTGACGGTGAGGAGGGAGCTAATTTGATTGAGCAAAATGTATATGATCTTATTCTTTTAGACATCTGGCTCCCAAAAGTTGATGGTTATGAATTAATGGATTATATACGGCCTACGGGCATACCTGTTATTTTCATCACAGCAAAGGGAAGGATTCAGGACCGTGTCAAAGGTTTGAAATTGGGGGCGGATGACTATATTGTAAAACCCTTTCAGATTGGGGAGCTTCTTGCAAGAGTGGAAGCCATACTCCGGCGTGTGGGAAAAAGTAACAAACAATTATCCATTTTTGGTGTGGATATCAATACTGAATCCCGTATAGTGACAAAAGATGGAAAGGTGATAGACATGACTGTCAAAGAATTCGATTTGCTAGTGGAACTGGTATGTAACAAAAATGTGGCTCTTTACCGTGAACGTCTATATGAAAAAGTATGGAAGGAACCCTTTACCGGAGAAACAAGAACTCTGGATTCTCATATACAGCGACTTCGCCGCAAACTTGATTGGAATGAACATATTAAGACAGTATTTCGTATCGGTTACCGA